The Apodemus sylvaticus chromosome 5, mApoSyl1.1, whole genome shotgun sequence genome has a segment encoding these proteins:
- the Map1a gene encoding microtubule-associated protein 1A, translated as MDGVAEFSEYVSETVDVPSPFDLLEPPTSGGFLKLSKPCCYIFPGGRGDSALFAVNGFNILVDGGSDRKSCFWKLVRHLDRIDSVLLTHIGADNLPGINGLLQRKVAELEEEQSQGSSSYSDWVKNLISPELGVVFFNVPDKLRLPDASRKAKRSIEEACLTLQHLNRLGIQAEPLYRVVSNTIEPLTLFHKMGVGRLDMYVLNPVKDSKEMQFLMQKWAGNSKAKTGIVLANGKEAEISVPYLTSITALVVWLPANPTEKIVRVLFPGNAPQNKILEGLEKLRHLDFLRYPVATQKDLAAGAVPANLKPSKIKHRADSKESLKAAPKTAVSKLAKREEALEEGAKEARSELAKELAKTEKKAKEPSEKPAEKPSKPEKVRTESSEALKAEKRKLIKEKVGKKHLKEKISKLEEKRDKEKKEIKKERKDLKKEEGRKEEKKDVKKDEKRKDTKPEVKKFSKPDLKPFTPEVRKTLYKAKAPGRIKVDKSRAARGEKELSSEPRTPPAQKGAAQPPAVSGHRELALSSPEDLTQDFEELKREERGLLAEQRDSGLGEKPLPADATEQGCPSTANQVAQPSASVLEQEHVEREKEVVPDFAEDKGSKNRGPDSGAEVEKEKETWEERKQREAELTLENIEAREESEPEVKEDVIEKAELEEMEEAHPSDEEEEETKAESFYQKHMQEALKVIPKSREALGSREPGFQGRAPEKEPASFLSSLATPAGATEHVSYIQDETIPGYSETEQTISDEEVHEEPEERPAPPRFPTGTYDLSGPEGPGPFEASQSADSAVPATSSRTYGAPETDLTYPPNMVAAPLAEEEHVSSATSITECDKLSSFATSVAEDQSVASLTAPQTEETGKSSLLLDTVTSIPSSRTEATQGLDYVPSAGTISPTSSLEEDKGFKSPPCEDFSVIGEPEKKGESVGRGLTGEKAMGKEEKNVTASEKLSSQYAAVFGGPGHALHPGEPALGEVEERCLSPDDSTVKMASPPPSGPPSAAHTPFHQSPVEETSEPQDFQEDSWGDTKHTPGVSKEGAEEQTGKPGPEDGVSEEGEAPLSRSPQAQDMPVSIVGGQTGCTIQLLPEQSKAIVFETGEAGSVLGTGTLPREVRTPLEEPAEPQKDEVLRFTDHSLSPDDAESLSVLSVVSPDTARQEATPRSPCSPKEQQVHKDLWPMVSPEDTQSLSFSEESPSKETSLDISSKQLSPESLGTLQFGDLSLGKEEKGPLMKAEDNSCLLAAVSIPEPHTATVSPPTDEAAGEADLTDESPAGNLSGSPFSHSALSGDRKHSPGEIMGPGGHFMASDSSLTKSPESLSSPAMEWEGEAPGLKDRTTEKKEKELELKSETPQQDQVLLEKAAVVPQSLVMHQKGEAAEEEKKPGGQQDKTSEQKGKDLDKKDTAEELDRGPEPKDKDLDREDRGPAEKDKASEPRDAALKQPQATESRAQEHRDLEREDEHSELRDKTPEDRERVLVQEDRAPEHSIPQPTQTDRAPEHRSKADKEQKDEASEEKEQVLEQKDWAQGKQGAALDQNSRAAEQKDEILKEDETRGQKSSFLEDTTTTPKEMVLDQKSPEKAKGVEHQDGAVLETRALGREESPAEEDKAQDQEEKSWKEQGVVQGWRETSPTGGEPVGSQKEPVPSWEGKSPEQEVRYWRDRDISLQQDAYWRELGCERKVWFPHELDGQGARPRYSEERESTFLDEGPDEQEITPLQPTPRSPWTSDFKDFQEPLPQKGLEVERWLAESPVGLPPEEEDKLTRSPFEIISPPASPPEMTGQRVPSAAGQESPVPDAKSAPPTRNEPTTPSWLAEIPPWVPKDRPLPPAPLSPAPAPPTPAPEPHTPVPFSWGIAEYDSVVAAVQEGAAELEGGPYSPLGKDYRKAEGEREREGGAGAPDSSSSSSKVPEVMESHTSRDTEQTEPEQREPTPYPDERSFQYADIYEQMMLTGLGPACPTREPPLGASGDWPPHLSTKEEAAGKSAEKEPSSPVSPPNPQSDTPTFSYAALAGATVPPRQEPQPGPNVEPGFSPPAVPPRAPISLSKDPSPPLNGSTMSYSPDRRTPSPKESGRGHWDDGTNDSDLEKGAREQPEKQTQSPSPHHSMPMGHSPLWPETEVHSSLSSDSHLGPVRPSLDFPASAFGFSSLQPAPPQLPSPAEPRSAPCGSLAFSGDRALALVPGTPTRTRHDEYLEVTKAPSLDSSLPQLPSPGSPGAPLLSNLPRPASPALSEGSSSEATTPVISSVAERFPPGLEAAEQHAGELGPGKEPAAHSLWDLAPLSPAPLASLDLAPAPAPSLPGDLGDSTLPCRLECSGELTKKPSPFLSPSGDHEANGPGETSLNPPGFATATAEKEEAEAGHAWDREPWPEERSSRPDTLLSSEQPPRPGKSSGGPPCSLSSEIEAGPQGCATDPRPHCGELSPSFLNPPLPPSTDDSDLSTEEARLAGKGRRRAGRPGATGGPCPMADETPPTSASDSGSSQSDSDVPPETEECPSITAEAALDSDEDGDFLPVDKAGGVSGTHHPRPGHDPPPVPLPDPRPSPPRPDVCMADPEGLSSESGRVERLREKVQGRPGRRAPGRAKPASPARRLDIRGKRSPTPGKGAMDRTSRALPRPRSTPSQVTSAEEKDGHSPMSKGLVNGLKAGSTALGSKGGSGPPVYVDLAYIPNHCSGKTADQDFFRRVRASYYVVSGNDPANGEPSRAVLDALLEGKAQWGENLQVTLIPTHDTEVTREWYQQTHEQQQQLNVLVLASSSTVVMQDESFPACKIEF; from the exons ATGGACGGTGTGGCTGAATTCTCCGAGTATGTCTCTGAGACTGTGGACGTGCCGTCCCCCTTTGACCTTCTGGAGCCTCCCACCTCAGGAGGCTTCCTCAAGCTCTCCAAGCCCTGCTGCTATATCTTCCCTGGTGGCCGTGGGGACTCTGCTCTCTTTGCTGTCAATGGCTTTAACATCCTGGTGGACGGCGGTTCGGATCGCAAGTCCTGCTTCTGGAAGCTGGTGCGGCACCTGGACCGCATCGACTCCGTTCTGCTCACACACATTGGGGCTGACAATCTGCCAGGCATCAACGGGCTCCTGCAGCGCAAGGTGGCCGAGCTAGAGGAGGAGCAGTCCCAGGGCTCCAGCAGCTACAGCGACTGGGTGAAGAACCTCATCTCCCCTGAGCTTGGAGTCGTGTTCTTCAACGTGCCCGATAAGCTTCGGCTGCCCGATGCCTCCCGCAAAGCCAAGCGCAGCATTGAGGAGGCCTGTCTCACTCTTCAGCACCTAAACCGCCTAGGCATCCAAGCCGAGCCTCTGTATCGTGTGGTTAGCAACACCATCGAGCCGCTGACCCTCTTCCACAAAATGGGGGTGGGTAGGCTGGACATGTATGTCCTCAACCCGGTCAAGGACAGCAAGGAGATGCAGTTCCTTATGCAGAAGTGGGCAGGCAATAGTAAAGCCAAGACAGGCATTGTACTGGCCaatgggaaggaggcagagatcTCTGTCCCCTACCTGACCTCCATCACTGCACTGGTGGTATGGCTCCCAGCCAACCCTACTGAGAAGATTGTGCGTGTGCTTTTCCCGGGAAATGCTCCCCAGAACAAGATCTTGGAAGGCCTGGAAAAGCTTCGGCACTTGGACTTCCTGCGCTATCCTGTGGCAACACAGAAGGACCTGGCTGCTGGGGCCGTGCCTGCCAACTTGAAACCCAGCAAAATCAAACATCGGGCTGACAGCAAGGAGAGTCTCAAAGCTGCTCCCAAGACAGCAGTGAGCAAGCTGGCCAAACGGGAGGAAGCGCTAGAAGAGGGAGCCAAGGAGGCCCGCTCAGAGCTGGCCAAGGAGTTAGCCAAGACGGAAAAGAAGGCAAAAGAGCCATCCGAGAAGCCCGCGGAAAAACCCTCCAAGCCAGAGAAGGTGAGGACAGAGTCCAGCGAGGCACTGAAGGCCGAGAAGCGGAAGCTGATCAAGGAGAAGGTGGGCAAGAAGCACCTGAAGGAAAAGATTTCAAAGCTGGAGGAGAAAAGGgacaaggagaagaaggagatcaagaaggaaaggaaggacctcaagaaggaggagggaaggaaggaagagaaaaaggatgtCAAGAAGGACGAGAAGAGGAAAGATACCAAACCGGAGGTAAAGAAGTTCTCTAAACCAGACCTGAAGCCTTTTACCCCTGAGGTCCGTAAGACCCTCTACAAAGCCAAGGCCCCTGGAAGGATCAAGGTGGACAAAAGCCGAGCTGCCCGCGGAGAAAAAGAGCTGTCTTCTGAGCCCCGGACACCCCCAGCCCAGAAGGGGGCTGCACAGCCCCCAGCTGTCAGTGGGCACCGAGAGTTGGCCTTGTCCTCACCAGAGGACCTCACACAGGACTTTGAGGAGTTGAAACGTGAGGAGAGAGGTTTGTTGGCTGAACAGAGGGACTCAGGACTGGGTGAAAAACCACTCCCTGCAGATGCCACAGAGCAGGGATGCCCAAGCACAGCCAACCAGGTGGCCCAACCCTCTGCTTCAGTGCTGGAGCAAGAACAtgtagaaagggagaaagaggtcGTCCCAGACTTTGCCGAGGATAAAGGGAGCAAGAACAGAGGCCCAGACTCAGGTGCtgaggtagagaaagagaaagaaacctgggaggaaaggaagcagagagaggcagagctgaCCCTAGAGAACATTGAGGCCAGGGAGGAGAGCGAACCTGAGGTAAAAGAGGACGTGATAGAAAAGGCTGAGctagaggaaatggaagaggctCACCCttcagatgaggaagaggaggagacaaaGGCTGAGAGTTTTTATCAAAAACATATGCAGGAAGCCTTAAAGGTAATCCCAAAGAGCCGAGAGGCTCTTGGCAGCCGGGAACCAGGATTCCAGGGAAGGGCACCTGAGAAGGAGCCGGCATCATTCCTAAGCAGCTTGGCCACGCCTGCCGGAGCCACTGAGCATGTCTCCTACATTCAGGATGAGACAATCCCAGGCTACTCAGAGACTGAGCAGACTATCTCAGACGAGGAGGTTCACGAGGAGCCAGAGGAGCGCCCAGCCCCACCCAGATTCCCCACGGGTACCTATGACCTTTCTGGGCCTGAAGGCCCTGGCCCCTTTGAAGCCAGCCAGTCTGCAGATAGTGCTGTTCCAGCCACCTCGAGCAGAACTTACGGGGCACCTGAGACCGACCTCACCTACCCTCCCAACATGGTCGCTGCCCCTCTGGCTGAAGAGGAACATGTGTCCTCAGCCACGTCAATCACTGAGTGTGACAAACTCTCTTCCTTTGCCACATCAGTAGCTGAGGACCAATCTGTGGCTTCACTCACAGCTCCCCAGACGGAGGAGACAGGCAAGAGCTCCCTGTTGCTCGACACTGTCACAAGCATCCCCTCTTCCCGCACTGAAGCCACTCAGGGCCTGGACTATGTGCCATCGGCTGGCACCATCTCGCCCACCTCTTCCCTGGAAGAAGACAAGGGCTTCAAGTCACCACCCTGTGAGGATTTCTCTGTGATCGGGGAGCCTGAGAAGAAAGGAGAGTCTGTGGGGAGAGGCTTGACCGGGGAGAAGGctatgggaaaggaagaaaagaatgtaaCAGCTTCTGAGAAACTGTCCAGTCAGTATGCAGCCGTGTTTGGTGGCCCTGGACATGCCCTACATCCAGGGGAACCAGCCCTCGGAGAAGTGGAGGAACGGTGCCTCAGCCCAGATGATAGTACCGTGAAGATGGCGTCTCCACCACCATCTGGCCCTCCCAGTGCTGCCCACACACCCTTTCATCAGTCCCCAGTGGAAGAAACGTCTGAGCCTCAAGACTTTCAAGAAGATTCCTGGGGAGACACAAAGCACACTCCAGGTGTAAGCAAGGAAGGTGCTGAAGAGCAGACCGGTAAGCCAGGGCCTGAGGACGGCGTATCAGAAGAGGGTGAAGCACCTCTCTCCAGGAGCCCCCAAGCCCAGGACATGCCTGTGAGCATTGTTGGGGGTCAGACCGGCTGTACTATTCAACTGCTGccagaacaaagcaaagcaatAGTGTTTGAGACTGGAGAGGCAGGCTCAGTTCTAGGAACAGGAACCCTTCCTAGAGAGGTGAGGACACCACTTGAAGAACCTGCTGAGCCTCAGAAAGATGAGGTACTTCGGTTTACTGATCACAGCCTTTCCCCTGACGATGCAGAgtccttgtctgtcctcagtgtgGTCTCCCCAGACACTGCCAGACAAGAGGCCACCCCCAGGTCTCCCTGTAGCCCAAAAGAGCAGCAGGTACATAAAGACCTTTGGCCAATGGTGTCCCCAGAAGACACCCAGTCACTTTCCTTCTCAGAAGAGAGTCCTAGCAAGGAGACCTCTCTGGATATCTCTTCAAAGCAGCTCTCTCCAGAAAGCCTTGGCACCCTCCAGTTTGGAGACTTAAGcctaggaaaggaagaaaaggggccTCTGATGAAGGCGGAAGACAACTCTTGCCTCCTAGCTGCTGTGTCTATTCCAGAGCCCCACACAGCCACAGTGTCACCTCCCACAGATGAGGCTGCTGGAGAGGCAGATCTCACAGATGAGAGCCCCGCTGGAAATTTATCTGGCAGCCCTTTCTCTCACTCTGCACTGTCAGGCGATAGGAAACACTCACCTGGGGAGATCATGGGCCCCGGCGGACACTTTATGGCATCTGATAGCTCCCTCACCAAGAGTCCGGAGTCTTTGTCAAGTCCCGCCATGGAGTGGGAAGGTGAAGCTCCGGGGTTGAAAGACAGAACCactgagaagaaggagaaggaactcGAGCTAAAGAGTGAAACCCCACAGCAGGACCAGGTTCTGCTGGAGAAGGCTGCTGTTGTGCCGCAGAGCTTGGTCATGCATCAGAAAGGCGAGGCtgcagaagaagagaagaagcctGGGGGACAGCAGGATAAGACCTCAGAACAGAAAGGCAAAGACCTGGACAAAAAAGACACGGCTGAGGAGCTGGACAGGGGCCCAGAACCCAAAGACAAAGACTTAGATCGGGAGGACCGGGGCCCAGCGGAGAAGGACAAGGCCTCAGAACCAAGGGACGCAGCCCTGAAGCAGCCCCAGGCCACTGAATCAAGAGCACAAGAGCACAGAGATTTAGAACGAGAGGATGAACATTCAGAGCTGAGAGATAAGACtcctgaagacagagagagagtgttaGTACAGGAAGACAGGGCTCCAGAGCACAGCATCCCCCAAccgacacagacagacagagctccAGAACACAGAAGCAAGGCTGATAAAGAACAGAAGGATGAGgcctcagaagagaaagaacaggttttagaacaaaaagactGGGCCCAAGGAAAGCAAGGTGCTGCCTTGGACCAAAACAGCAGGGCTGCTGAACAGAAAGATGAGATCCTAAAAGAGGACGAAACTCGGGGACAGAAGAGCTCTTTCCTGGAAGATACAACCACAACACCAAAAGAGATGGTCCTTGACCAAAAGTCTCCAGAAAAGGCCAAGGGTGTAGAGCATCAGGATGGAGCTGTCCTGGAGACCAGGGCTTTGGGGCGAGAGGAGAGCCCAGCAGAGGAGGACAAAGCTCAAGATCAGGAAGAGAAATCCTGGAAGGAGCAGGGTGTGGTCCAGGGATGGCGAGAAACATCTCCAACTGGAGGAGAGccagtgggaagccagaaagaacccgTTCCATCCTGGGAGGGCAAGTCTCCTGAGCAGGAAGTCAGGTATTGGAGGGACCGAGACATAAGCCTACAGCAGGATGCTTACTGGAGGGAGCTAGGCTGTGAGAGGAAGGTCTGGTTCCCCCATGAGCTAGATGGCCAAGGAGCCCGGCCACGGTACTCTGAGGAACGTGAAAGTACTTTTCTTGATGAGGGGCCAGATGAACAAGAAATAACCCCACTGCAGCCCACTCCCCGGAGTCCCTGGACCTCGGATTTCAAGGATTTCCAAGAGCCCCTGCCACAGAAGGGGTTGGAAGTAGAGCGCTGGCTTGCTGAGTCGCCAGTTGGCCTGCCCCCAGAGGAAGAGGACAAACTGACTCGCTCTCCCTTTGAGATCATCTCCCCTCCAGCGTCCCCACCTGAGATGACTGGACAGAGGGTTCCTTCAGCCGCAGGACAAGAAAGCCCTGTCCCAGATGCTAAGTCCGCACCACCCACCAGGAATGAACCTACCACTCCGTCATGGCTAGCTGAGATCCCACCATGGGTACCTAAGGACAGGCCCCTGCCTCCTGcacccctctctccagctccagctcccccGACACCTGCCCCAGAGCCACATACTCCTGTGCCCTTCTCCTGGGGCATAGCTGAATATGACAGTGTGGTGGCTGCAGTGCAGGAGGGGGCAGCTGAGTTGGAAGGTGGCCCATACTCCCCCCTGGGGAAGGACTATCGAAAAgctgaaggggaaagggaaagagagggtggGGCTGGAGCTCCTGACAGCAGCTCCTCCAGCTCAAAGGTCCCAGAGGTTATGGAGAGCCACACCTCGAGGGATACTGAGCAGACTGAGCCAGAGCAGAGAGAGCCCACACCCTATCCCGACGAGAGAAGCTTTCAGTATGCAGACATCTATGAACAGATGATGCTTACTGGGCTGGGCCCTGCTTGCCCCACCAGGGAGCCTCCACTGGGGGCATCTGGGGACTGGCCCCCACATCTCTCAACCAAGGAGGAGGCTGCTGGCAAGTCTGCAGAGAAGGAGCCTTCCTCCCCTGTCTCACCCCCAAACCCTCAATCTGACACTCCAACTTTTAGCTATGCAGCTCTGGCAGGAGCCACTGTACCTCCCAGGCAAGAACCCCAGCCAGGGCCCAACGTGGAGCCCGGCTTCAGTCCTCCCGCAGTGCCCCCACGTGCTCCTATCTCCCTGAGCAAAGACCCGAGTCCCCCTCTTAATGGGAGCACTATGAGCTATAGCCCAGATAGGAGGACCCCATCCCCAAAGGAATCGGGCCGAGGTCACTGGGATGATGGTACTAATGACTCAGACCTGGAGAAAGGGGCTCGGGAACAGCCCGAGAAACAGACCCAGTCTCCAAGTCCCCATCACTCCATGCCTATGGGCCACTCTCCACTGTGGCCTGAAACTGAGGTGCATAGCAGCCTTTCCTCAGACTCACACCTAGGACCTGTCCGACCAAGTCTGGACTTCCCTGCTTCAGCCTTTGGCTTCTCCTCTTTGCAGCCTGCTCCCCCTCAGCTGCCCTCTCCGGCTGAACCCCGCTCCGCACCCTGTGGTTCACTTGCCTTCTCTGGGGACAGAGCTCTGGCCCTGGTTCCAGGAACTCCAACTAGAACCCGACATGATGAGTACCTGGAAGTGACCAAGGCACCCAGCCTGGACTCCTCACTGCCCCAGCTCCCATCACCCGGCTCTCCTGGGGCCCCTCTTCTCTCCAATTTGCCCCGACCTGCTTCGCCAGCCTTGTCTGAAGGGTCCTCTTCTGAGGCTACCACGCCTGTGATTTCAAGTGTGGCTGAACGCTTCCCTCCAGGTCTAGAGGCGGCAGAACAACATGCTGGAGAATTGGGCCCAGGAAAAGAGCCAGCTGCCCACAGCCTCTGGGACCTCGCTCCTCTGAGCCCAGCCCCCTTAGCCTCTCTGGACTTGGCTCCAGCTCCAGCCCCAAGCCTGCCTGGAGACTTGGGTGATAGTACCCTCCCCTGCCGCCTGGAGTGCTCAGGAGAACTCACCAAGAAGCCAAGCCCCTTCCTGAGCCCCTCTGGAGATCATGAAGCCAATGGCCCAGGAGAAACCAGCCTTAATCCCCCCGGGTTTGCTACAGCCACGGCAGAAAAAGAAGAGGCTGAAGCCGGTCACGCTTGGGACCGAGAGCCCTGGCCCGAGGAGAGGAGCTCCCGGCCAGATACACTTCTCTCATCTGAGCAGCCTCCGCGTCCTGGGAAGAGCTCCGGGGGCCCACCCTGCAGTCTTTCGTCTGAAATAGAGGCTGGACCTCAGGGATGTGCTACAGACCCCCGCCCCCACTGCGGGGAGCTTTCCCCTTCATTCCTGAACCCTCCTCTGCCCCCATCCACAGATGATAGTGACCTTTCAACGGAAGAAGCTCGGCTGGCAGGAAAAGGGCGTCGCCGGGCAGGGAGGCCAGGGGCTACGGGAGGTCCATGCCCTATGGCTGATGAGACACCCCCCACATCAGCCAGCGACTCGGGCTCCTCGCAGTCAGATTCTGATGTCCCACCAGAAACTGAGGAGTGCCCATCCATCACAGCTGAGGCGGCCCTTGACTCAGATGAAGATGGGGATTTCTTGCCTGTGGACAAAGCTGGGGGAGTTAGTGGAACTCACCACCCCCGACCTGGCCATGACCCACCCCCAGTCCCCCTACCAGATCCCCGGCCATCCCCTCCCCGACCGGATGTTTGCATGGCTGACCCGGAGGGGCTCAGCTCAGAGTCTGGGAGGGTTGAGAGACTACGAGAAAAGGTGCAGGGGCGACCTGGGCGTAGGGCCCCTGGCCGGGCCAAGCCTGCATCTCCTGCTCGGCGTCTGGATATTCGGGGAAAACGGTCACCTACTCCTGGCAAAGGGGCTATGGATCGAACATCCCGGGCCCTGCCCCGACCGCGGAGCACTCCAAGCCAGGTCACCTCAGCAGAAGAAAAGGATGGCCACAGTCCCATGTCCAAAGGCTTAGTCAATGGCCTCAAGGCAGGATCCA CAGCCTTGGGCTCCAAGGGTGGCTCTGGACCTCCTGTGTATGTGGATCTTGCCTATATCCCAAATCACTGCAGCGGCAAGACTGCTGATCAGGACTTCTTCCGCCGAGTGCGTGCATCCTACTATGTGGTCAGTGGAAATGACCCTGCCAATGGCGAGCCAAGCCGGGCTGTGCTGGATGCCCTGCTGGAAGGCAAGGCCCAGTGGGGGGAGAACCTTCAG GTGACTCTGATTCCCACTCACGACACTGAGGTGACTCGTGAGTGGTATCAGCAGACGCACGAGCAACAGCAGCAACTGAACGTCCTGGTCCTGGCTAGCAGCAGCACTGTGGTGATGCAGGACGAGTCCTTCCCAGCCTGCAAGATTGAGTTCTGA